TTTCTTCCTCTGTATAACGCTGGCTGCTTTTTAAAGTAAAGACTTTGTCGGTTACTTCATCTTTCGATAGATTATCAAAATATAAAACAGTCGAAACAAGCTCGAGGAATCTAGCATTCTGCTCGTTCATATCCCCTAGGCAATCTTGTAAACATGGCATTTCCACTTCGTTTAAGCTTAAAAACTCTTTTCCAGTGTCTGTCAGGGTATAGCGGTATTGAAAGTAGCCGCCCTTTTTCTCTTTGATTTCATTGAGGAATCCCATATTGCAAAGCTCTTCCACTCGTAATGTTAGTTCCTCAGAATATGGGCCATAAAAATGAAACTGAAACCGTTCATGGAACGGAAATGACACCTTTTTTGCAATATATATCATCTTTTGCAGCTTTTTTCTCCCGATGATTTCTCCGGATACTAAAACAGCCTGCATCAGCTTAGCATGATCTTTTAACAACGTTCGTCAGCTCCTACTCCAGGGTTATATCTCTAATAGGCTACGTATTTGTTTTTTTATTTCTTTTTCTGAGGATTCGTCCTCTAAGAAATCACCAGGGTAATATAGTTTATGGTCGGTTCTCCTTTTACCAGAGATAGCATCCACAATCTCGGACTCTCGAGAAAGCTCCTTCAATTCCCCGCTCTTCATTAATAAATGAATGGGTAAACGCTCCTCTTCTTCACCCGGACGATAAAAATCATAAGGTAAATCTGAGGAAGAATCGACAACTAAATAATATTCAGGGTCAATTCCTGCTTTTTCAAAAAGACGGTTCAATTCAGCGAGCTTTTTATACTCCTTCGCAGGATCAAATTCAGCATATTTAAATAAATTCCGATTTACAAAACGCCGGCAAAGGTCGCTTAAAATCTGGTCGTCTTCATCCTGCCAGATTTGAAAATAATACATAATAATCGATTCATCTAGCTTTAAATAGTCTTCTAAGGTCACCTGATCCTTAAAGAAAGAATAAAAGTGTATCGGGTCATTTTTAAAAGAATAGTTGTTTTCATACAGCTGCTTGGCGCGGTGAAGGATTTTGGTCAAAATAACCTCGGCACTGCGGGACACAGGATGAAAGTAAACCTGCCAATACATCTGATAACGACTCATAATATAATCCTCAACCGCATGCATACCGCTCTTCTTAATCACCACTTGATCTTCCTTTGGCCTCATAACGCGAAGAATTCTCTCCATATCAAATTGGCCATAGCTTACACCGGTAAAATAAGCATCCCGCTGCAGGTAATC
This Neobacillus sp. YX16 DNA region includes the following protein-coding sequences:
- a CDS encoding HD domain-containing protein, which produces MRYSAEKLSEEKVFKDPVHRYVHVRDRVIWDLVGTKEFQRLRRIKQLGTTFLTFHGAEHSRFNHSLGVYEIVRRIIDDVFAGRPEWNDDDRLLTLCAALLHDLGHGPFSHSFEKVFDFDHEDFTQNIVLGDTEVNFILKKVSSDFPQQVAEVIAKTSAKKLVVSLISSQIDADRMDYLQRDAYFTGVSYGQFDMERILRVMRPKEDQVVIKKSGMHAVEDYIMSRYQMYWQVYFHPVSRSAEVILTKILHRAKQLYENNYSFKNDPIHFYSFFKDQVTLEDYLKLDESIIMYYFQIWQDEDDQILSDLCRRFVNRNLFKYAEFDPAKEYKKLAELNRLFEKAGIDPEYYLVVDSSSDLPYDFYRPGEEEERLPIHLLMKSGELKELSRESEIVDAISGKRRTDHKLYYPGDFLEDESSEKEIKKQIRSLLEI
- a CDS encoding YwgA family protein; this encodes MLKDHAKLMQAVLVSGEIIGRKKLQKMIYIAKKVSFPFHERFQFHFYGPYSEELTLRVEELCNMGFLNEIKEKKGGYFQYRYTLTDTGKEFLSLNEVEMPCLQDCLGDMNEQNARFLELVSTVLYFDNLSKDEVTDKVFTLKSSQRYTEEEIDQAYAYIEALKEKAKLN